The Burkholderia mayonis genome window below encodes:
- a CDS encoding Rieske 2Fe-2S domain-containing protein: MDTVVPLFSDSTARWLPLALSEQVTGKAPLGVVCMGQPLVLYRDASDAVRAMEDRCVHRRAPLSLGRITPDGRLQCGYHGWIYDGATGACVAIPNLSEHERVPAHYVARAYETLERDGFVWGRATHGVDASEPADATSPPSRCTQRFAGSATVAVACDEYVAALADGPHLLMRIAGLRITDYVIADPEPHDGRVGMERGVTWATRRRNHRFGARYPWTLRLTSPQDGALASVALDMRDGAPMLWASIAIVPAARGTTNVLWRGGVAADTGGAGAALFRLWARLRRSPFAMLEHIDGRALSKLDVSCSRAWPRPQTACASSVGVDRSPCARNR, encoded by the coding sequence ATGGATACCGTCGTTCCGCTTTTTTCCGATTCCACGGCGCGCTGGCTGCCGCTCGCGCTGTCCGAGCAGGTGACCGGCAAGGCGCCGCTCGGCGTCGTCTGCATGGGGCAGCCGCTCGTGCTGTATCGCGACGCATCGGACGCCGTGCGCGCGATGGAGGATCGTTGCGTGCATCGCCGCGCGCCGCTGTCGCTCGGACGCATAACGCCTGACGGCCGGCTGCAGTGCGGCTATCACGGCTGGATCTACGACGGCGCGACGGGCGCATGCGTCGCGATTCCCAATCTGTCGGAGCACGAACGGGTGCCGGCGCACTACGTTGCGCGCGCATACGAGACGCTCGAGCGCGACGGCTTCGTGTGGGGACGTGCGACGCACGGCGTCGACGCGAGTGAGCCGGCCGACGCGACCTCGCCCCCATCGCGTTGCACGCAGCGATTCGCAGGCTCGGCGACGGTAGCCGTCGCGTGCGACGAATACGTCGCCGCGCTGGCCGACGGTCCGCATTTGCTGATGCGCATCGCGGGCCTGCGAATCACGGACTACGTGATCGCGGATCCGGAGCCGCACGACGGCCGGGTCGGCATGGAGCGCGGCGTCACGTGGGCAACGCGCCGGCGTAATCATCGGTTCGGCGCGCGTTATCCGTGGACACTTCGGCTCACGTCGCCGCAGGACGGCGCGCTCGCGTCGGTCGCGCTCGACATGCGCGACGGCGCGCCGATGCTGTGGGCGTCGATCGCCATCGTGCCCGCGGCCCGCGGCACGACGAACGTCTTGTGGCGCGGCGGCGTCGCCGCGGATACGGGCGGGGCCGGCGCGGCATTGTTTCGCCTGTGGGCCCGCCTGCGCCGTTCGCCGTTCGCGATGCTCGAACACATCGACGGCCGCGCACTGTCGAAGCTCGACGTGTCGTGCTCGCGCGCCTGGCCACGCCCGCAAACGGCGTGCGCGAGCTCGGTGGGCGTCGATCGATCACCTTGTGCGAGGAACCGATGA
- a CDS encoding cation:proton antiporter: MADWILQLCIVIVVASVLGALAQRLGQGRVVGELLAGLLLGPSAFGALAVSGFGMRLGQDSAAILTRLGELGLVFLMFQTGMHITWKIPQKRSAALVATVVAGFGMALPFATGCAIAVASSGAFQPQASPLAYVLFCGIALSVSALPVMMRIVSDARIADRPSATVSILAATLTDAFSWLILAAVGAIATSGLSPVSTVRAVCLLIVFFVVSVTLVRKIALSLLDRARRAGSDSATLICALCYVLLSSWAASRLGFHSAFGALVAAANLSGRDDLRQLWNARFAGLADLVLIPLFFVSMGLQASFSALDTGATWGWLVVFLIGGIAAKFGGCYAGARLCGIDRAEATLIGVLMNCRGTVELMVLAIGLQLRIIPASLYTVLLIATLTMTWLSAMSTHRLAKRHRPQAPRMTVDDSPVEFPAPQARAARQDPNEDTHLPGLPEASRPSR, from the coding sequence ATGGCTGACTGGATATTGCAACTGTGCATCGTGATCGTCGTGGCATCCGTGCTCGGCGCGCTCGCACAACGGCTGGGGCAAGGCCGCGTCGTCGGCGAGCTGCTCGCCGGGCTGCTGCTCGGCCCGTCCGCATTCGGCGCGCTCGCCGTGAGCGGATTCGGTATGCGGCTCGGCCAGGATTCGGCCGCGATTCTCACGCGGCTCGGCGAACTCGGGCTCGTGTTCCTGATGTTTCAGACGGGCATGCACATTACCTGGAAGATTCCGCAAAAGCGCTCGGCCGCGCTCGTCGCGACCGTCGTCGCGGGATTCGGAATGGCGTTGCCGTTCGCGACCGGCTGCGCGATCGCGGTCGCGTCGTCCGGCGCGTTCCAGCCGCAGGCGTCGCCTCTCGCCTACGTGCTGTTCTGCGGGATCGCATTATCCGTTTCGGCGCTGCCCGTCATGATGCGCATCGTTTCCGACGCGCGCATCGCAGACCGCCCTTCGGCGACGGTGTCGATACTCGCGGCGACGTTGACCGACGCGTTCAGCTGGCTGATTCTCGCCGCCGTCGGCGCAATCGCGACATCGGGCCTGTCGCCGGTATCGACGGTGCGCGCGGTGTGTCTGCTCATCGTGTTCTTCGTCGTGTCGGTCACGCTCGTGCGCAAGATCGCCCTCTCGCTGCTCGATCGTGCGCGCCGGGCCGGAAGCGATTCCGCGACGTTGATCTGCGCGCTGTGCTACGTGCTGCTGTCGTCGTGGGCCGCGTCGCGGCTCGGCTTTCATAGCGCGTTCGGCGCGCTCGTCGCGGCCGCCAACCTGTCGGGCCGGGACGATCTGCGGCAGTTGTGGAACGCGCGCTTCGCAGGGCTGGCCGATCTCGTCCTGATCCCGCTGTTCTTCGTCAGCATGGGGCTTCAGGCTTCGTTTTCGGCGCTCGACACAGGCGCGACGTGGGGCTGGCTCGTCGTCTTCCTGATCGGCGGCATCGCGGCGAAGTTCGGCGGCTGCTACGCCGGCGCGCGACTGTGCGGCATCGATCGCGCGGAGGCGACGTTGATCGGCGTGCTGATGAACTGCCGCGGGACCGTCGAGCTGATGGTCCTCGCGATCGGTCTGCAGTTGCGGATCATCCCGGCTTCGCTGTACACGGTATTGCTGATCGCGACGCTGACGATGACGTGGCTGAGCGCGATGTCGACCCATCGGCTCGCGAAGCGGCATCGGCCGCAAGCGCCGCGCATGACCGTCGACGATTCGCCTGTGGAATTTCCAGCGCCGCAGGCCCGCGCCGCCCGCCAAGACCCCAACGAGGATACGCATCTGCCGGGATTGCCGGAGGCATCGCGACCATCGCGATGA
- a CDS encoding NAD(P)/FAD-dependent oxidoreductase — MRLPNRTKVLVIGGGPAGATAAAFLAREGIDVTLVDKEIFPRYHIGESLLPSCLEILTLMGARDTFDRHGFQRKPGAYFNWKGETWKLDFGELGGAYHYSYQVRREEFDQLLLQHARTVGAKVHEGVSVREIRFDDGRPCAALCVAQGADETTTVEFDHLVDASGRNGLMSTRYLDNRKFHEIFRNVAAWGYWEGLAWPDDCAPGSILVSSIPDGWWWAIPLADRPTSVGVVMHRDAFVEAKRSGSLEQVYERALALSPVMTKLTQHARLVTPLKTEQDYSYTCDSFAGDGYFLSGDAACFLDPLLSTGVHLAMYSGMLAAASLASILRDEVSEREAAAYYRDSYQQAYLRFLVFVQTFYEAHGKLGYYSKADELSHYTIEAGDIRRAFLNLVSGLEDIADVEQATSHLMGEMSRRIDQNLALRKDKGALAAAIGSSEVEDNARFFDAIEGLPCLSQNMALDGLYVSTRPRLGLQRVAAAV; from the coding sequence ATGCGTCTTCCGAATCGCACAAAAGTCCTTGTCATCGGCGGCGGTCCGGCCGGTGCGACCGCTGCGGCATTTCTCGCTCGAGAAGGCATCGATGTCACGCTGGTCGACAAGGAAATATTCCCCCGCTATCACATCGGCGAATCGCTGCTGCCGTCGTGCCTCGAAATCCTCACGCTGATGGGCGCGCGCGACACGTTCGACCGGCACGGCTTCCAACGCAAACCGGGCGCCTACTTCAACTGGAAAGGCGAGACCTGGAAACTCGATTTCGGCGAGCTCGGCGGCGCCTATCACTACAGCTACCAGGTGCGCCGCGAGGAATTCGATCAATTGCTGCTGCAGCATGCGCGAACGGTCGGCGCAAAGGTGCACGAAGGCGTGAGCGTGCGCGAGATCCGGTTCGACGACGGTCGCCCTTGCGCGGCACTGTGCGTCGCGCAAGGCGCCGACGAGACGACCACCGTCGAGTTCGATCATCTCGTCGACGCGTCGGGACGCAACGGACTGATGTCGACCCGATACCTGGACAATCGCAAATTCCATGAGATCTTCCGAAACGTCGCGGCATGGGGCTACTGGGAAGGCCTCGCATGGCCCGACGACTGCGCGCCGGGGTCGATTCTCGTGAGCTCGATTCCGGACGGCTGGTGGTGGGCGATACCGCTCGCCGATCGTCCAACGAGCGTCGGCGTCGTCATGCACCGCGATGCATTCGTCGAGGCGAAGCGGTCCGGTTCGCTCGAGCAGGTCTACGAGCGCGCGCTCGCGCTGAGCCCGGTGATGACGAAGCTGACGCAGCACGCGCGCCTCGTCACGCCGCTCAAGACCGAGCAAGACTATTCGTACACCTGCGATTCGTTCGCGGGCGACGGCTATTTCCTGTCCGGCGACGCCGCGTGCTTCCTCGACCCGCTGCTGTCCACGGGCGTCCACCTCGCGATGTACAGCGGGATGCTCGCCGCCGCGTCGCTCGCCAGCATCCTGCGTGACGAAGTGTCTGAGCGGGAGGCCGCTGCATACTATCGCGACAGCTATCAGCAGGCGTACCTGCGCTTTCTCGTGTTCGTGCAGACGTTCTACGAAGCGCACGGCAAGCTCGGCTACTACAGCAAGGCCGACGAGCTGAGCCACTACACGATCGAGGCGGGCGACATCCGGCGCGCGTTCCTGAATCTCGTGTCCGGCCTCGAGGACATCGCCGACGTCGAGCAGGCCACGTCGCACCTGATGGGCGAAATGTCCCGCCGCATCGATCAGAATCTCGCGCTTCGCAAGGACAAGGGCGCGCTCGCCGCTGCGATCGGCAGTTCGGAAGTCGAGGACAACGCGCGATTCTTCGACGCGATCGAGGGCCTGCCCTGCCTGTCGCAAAACATGGCGCTCGACGGACTGTACGTGTCGACGAGGCCGCGGCTCGGCCTGCAGCGGGTCGCCGCCGCGGTATAG
- the dbpA gene encoding ATP-dependent RNA helicase DbpA, producing MTNKPTATPFSALSLAPATLANLTQLGYVDMTPIQAASLPIALAGHDLIAQAKTGSGKTAAFSLPLLARLDARRFDVQAMVLCPTRELADQVTQEIRRLARAEENVKVLTLCGGTPMRPQTASLEHGAHIVVGTPGRIMDHLERGSLALGALNTLVLDEADRMLDMGFFDDIATVARQCPKERQTLLFSATYPDGIATLSQQFLRNPKEVKLEARHDDSKIRQRFYEVTEDERLHAVGMLLNHYRPVSTLAFCNTKQQCRDLLDVLRAQGFHALALHGELDQRERDQVLIQFANRSCSVLVATDVAARGLDIAQLEAVINVDVTPDPEVHVHRIGRTGRADQDGWALSLVSMNEMGRVGSIEQAQKRDVEWHPLAELEAESDAPLLPPMETLQILGGRKEKIRPGDVLGALTGEAGFSGAQIGKINVTEFSTYVAVERSVARDALRKLGAGKVKGKKVKVRLMDE from the coding sequence ATGACGAACAAACCGACCGCCACGCCTTTCAGCGCGCTTTCGCTCGCGCCCGCCACGCTCGCCAATCTCACGCAGCTCGGCTATGTCGACATGACGCCGATCCAGGCGGCAAGCCTGCCGATTGCGCTCGCGGGGCACGACCTGATCGCGCAGGCGAAGACCGGGAGCGGCAAAACAGCGGCATTCTCGCTCCCGTTGCTCGCCCGGCTCGACGCACGCCGCTTCGACGTGCAAGCGATGGTCCTCTGTCCGACGCGTGAACTCGCCGATCAGGTCACGCAGGAAATCCGCCGCCTCGCGCGCGCAGAGGAGAACGTCAAGGTGCTGACGCTATGCGGCGGCACGCCGATGCGGCCGCAGACGGCGAGCCTCGAACATGGCGCGCATATCGTCGTCGGCACGCCGGGGCGCATCATGGACCACCTGGAGCGCGGCAGCCTCGCGCTCGGCGCACTGAATACGCTCGTGCTCGACGAAGCGGACCGGATGCTCGACATGGGCTTCTTCGACGATATCGCGACAGTGGCGCGTCAGTGCCCGAAAGAACGTCAAACGCTGCTGTTCTCGGCGACGTACCCGGACGGCATCGCCACGCTGAGCCAGCAATTTCTGCGCAATCCGAAGGAAGTGAAGCTCGAAGCGCGTCACGACGACAGCAAGATTCGCCAGCGCTTCTACGAAGTGACCGAAGACGAGCGGCTGCACGCAGTCGGCATGCTGCTGAATCACTATCGTCCCGTGAGCACGCTTGCGTTCTGCAACACGAAACAACAATGCCGCGATCTGCTCGACGTGCTGCGCGCGCAGGGTTTTCATGCGCTCGCGCTGCACGGCGAGCTCGACCAGCGCGAACGCGACCAGGTGCTGATCCAGTTTGCGAACCGCAGTTGCTCGGTGCTCGTCGCGACCGACGTGGCCGCGCGCGGTCTCGACATCGCGCAACTCGAAGCGGTGATCAACGTCGACGTGACACCCGATCCCGAAGTGCACGTGCATCGCATCGGCCGTACGGGCCGCGCGGATCAGGACGGCTGGGCACTGAGTCTCGTGAGCATGAACGAGATGGGGCGCGTCGGCAGCATCGAGCAGGCGCAAAAGCGCGATGTCGAATGGCATCCGCTTGCCGAGCTCGAAGCCGAGAGCGATGCCCCGCTGTTGCCGCCGATGGAAACGCTGCAGATTCTCGGCGGACGCAAGGAGAAGATTCGTCCCGGCGATGTGCTTGGCGCGCTGACGGGCGAAGCGGGCTTTAGCGGCGCGCAGATCGGCAAGATCAATGTGACCGAGTTTTCGACGTACGTGGCGGTCGAGCGCAGCGTCGCGCGCGATGCGCTGCGCAAGCTCGGCGCGGGCAAGGTAAAGGGCAAGAAGGTGAAGGTTCGGCTGATGGATGAATGA
- a CDS encoding phage integrase family protein, translating into MKTRETSSPDTGKPSFPDEAELAALRAWYAGLDARAAVARYLGDRRAAGGSSRGILSCIRRQLVAFARTRHREDLAAAFVDRPSKTSADAVARAIDALRHLPVPEPHISDEIGTWLAPRIVAALQAHGIRTLADLTVRIPRRRRWWSTIDGLGVAGARQVEAFFAAHPALTERARALIVAAPSSTVVPWEQIYVPHEVDGSRGLFRAPQAACLLSASNDYEAIQSWLSLHESAATQRAYRKEAERLILWAIVERGRALSSLTTDDAIAYRAFLRRPAPRERWVGPSRPRQSIEWRPFSGPLSARSAAYALAVLSAMFRWLIEQRYVLANPFAGVKVRGAAVRAGMDVARGFTEGEWLLIRALADGLEWSYGWSAPAAQRLRFLLDFGYATGLRASEFVGATLGDIRRDEQGDHWLHVIGKGGKPGKVALPALARTALDQSLVQRGLPVTPTRWARDTPLVANLEEDGAGIKSTRLWRVLRRFFLLAADAIHDERPATAEKLRRASPHWVRHTHATHALARGAELIMVRDNLRHASISTTSTYLHSDEVRRARQFDQAFEARKN; encoded by the coding sequence ATGAAAACGCGTGAGACCTCCTCTCCCGACACGGGCAAACCCAGCTTCCCTGATGAGGCCGAGCTAGCCGCACTGCGCGCCTGGTACGCCGGCCTGGACGCGCGCGCGGCCGTTGCCCGCTATCTGGGCGATCGGCGAGCCGCCGGAGGATCGTCGCGCGGCATCCTCAGTTGCATTCGCAGGCAACTCGTCGCGTTCGCGCGAACACGTCATCGCGAAGACCTGGCAGCCGCGTTTGTCGACCGCCCCTCCAAGACGTCGGCTGACGCCGTCGCGCGGGCCATCGACGCACTTCGGCACCTTCCCGTGCCGGAGCCGCACATTTCGGACGAGATCGGCACATGGTTGGCGCCACGTATCGTGGCGGCCCTGCAGGCGCACGGTATCCGGACGCTGGCAGATCTGACCGTGCGGATTCCGCGACGCCGCCGCTGGTGGTCGACGATCGATGGTCTCGGGGTCGCCGGCGCGCGACAGGTCGAAGCGTTCTTCGCTGCACATCCGGCCCTGACCGAACGGGCGCGCGCCTTGATCGTCGCGGCACCGTCCAGCACCGTCGTGCCGTGGGAGCAGATTTATGTGCCGCACGAGGTCGACGGCTCGCGCGGGCTGTTCCGGGCCCCGCAGGCGGCCTGTCTGCTAAGCGCGTCGAACGACTATGAAGCGATTCAGTCCTGGCTGTCCCTGCACGAATCGGCGGCAACCCAGCGCGCCTATCGGAAAGAGGCCGAGCGGCTGATCCTGTGGGCCATTGTCGAACGCGGTCGGGCGTTGTCGTCGCTGACGACCGACGATGCGATCGCGTACCGCGCGTTCTTGCGGCGACCGGCACCGCGCGAGCGTTGGGTCGGGCCGTCGCGGCCGCGACAGAGCATCGAATGGCGGCCATTCAGCGGCCCGCTGTCGGCACGGTCGGCGGCGTACGCACTCGCGGTCCTGTCGGCGATGTTCCGCTGGCTGATTGAGCAGCGCTACGTGCTGGCGAACCCCTTTGCGGGCGTCAAGGTGCGCGGTGCCGCCGTGCGCGCGGGGATGGACGTTGCCCGTGGCTTCACCGAAGGCGAGTGGCTGTTGATCCGTGCGCTGGCCGACGGGCTGGAATGGTCGTATGGCTGGAGCGCGCCAGCCGCCCAACGCCTGCGCTTCCTGCTCGACTTCGGTTACGCGACCGGCCTGCGTGCCAGCGAGTTCGTCGGCGCGACGCTCGGCGACATCCGGCGCGACGAACAGGGCGATCACTGGCTACACGTGATTGGCAAAGGCGGCAAACCCGGCAAGGTGGCGCTGCCTGCGCTGGCGCGAACCGCATTGGATCAGTCTCTCGTACAGCGGGGACTGCCGGTCACCCCGACTCGCTGGGCCCGGGACACACCACTGGTCGCGAACCTCGAGGAGGATGGTGCCGGCATCAAGAGCACGCGGCTCTGGCGCGTGTTGCGACGCTTTTTCTTGTTGGCGGCCGACGCGATTCACGACGAACGGCCGGCGACAGCCGAAAAGCTTCGGCGCGCGAGTCCGCACTGGGTGCGCCACACGCACGCCACGCACGCGCTGGCCCGTGGTGCCGAACTGATCATGGTGCGCGACAATCTCCGTCACGCGTCGATCTCGACGACGTCGACCTACCTGCATAGCGACGAAGTTCGGCGCGCCCGGCAGTTCGACCAAGCGTTCGAGGCGCGGAAAAACTGA